The proteins below come from a single Candidatus Methylomirabilota bacterium genomic window:
- a CDS encoding ABC transporter permease — MRRYLARQLAQLVVVVIGISILSFAILHVIGDPVLLLLPQNAGKEEFERYRHLLGLDRPIYVQYWTFASNAVRGDFGRSWYGDVPAFPLVMERMPPTIYLTFAGLAVALLIAIPLGTLAALRRHSIVDTLCTVIATAGQALPLFWFGIMLIIILSVRMKLLPASGYGTWQHFLMPSLCLGMAFAPITMRLVRSGMIEVMSMDYIKTARSKGVAERRVVWKHAFRNASIPVITVLGLQFGQLLGGAIITETVFAWPGVASLTVDSIRNQDFPVVQCAVVLLALIIVLVNLVVDVIVGFIDPRIRAGA, encoded by the coding sequence ATGCGACGCTACCTCGCGCGCCAGCTCGCCCAGCTCGTCGTGGTGGTGATCGGCATCTCCATCCTGTCCTTCGCCATCCTCCATGTCATCGGCGACCCCGTCCTCCTCCTCCTGCCCCAGAACGCCGGCAAGGAAGAGTTCGAGCGCTATCGGCACCTGCTGGGGCTCGACCGCCCCATCTACGTCCAGTACTGGACCTTCGCGAGCAATGCGGTGCGCGGCGACTTCGGCCGCTCGTGGTACGGCGACGTCCCCGCCTTCCCGCTCGTGATGGAGCGCATGCCGCCCACCATCTACCTGACCTTCGCTGGCCTCGCCGTCGCGCTCCTCATCGCGATCCCGCTCGGCACGCTCGCCGCCCTGCGCCGTCACTCGATCGTGGACACGCTCTGCACGGTGATCGCTACCGCCGGCCAGGCTCTGCCACTCTTCTGGTTCGGCATCATGCTCATCATCATCCTCTCGGTACGGATGAAGCTCCTCCCCGCCTCCGGCTACGGCACGTGGCAGCACTTCCTCATGCCGTCCCTCTGCCTGGGGATGGCGTTCGCGCCCATCACCATGCGCCTGGTCCGCTCGGGGATGATCGAGGTGATGAGCATGGACTACATCAAGACCGCGCGCTCCAAGGGCGTGGCGGAGCGCCGCGTGGTGTGGAAGCACGCCTTCCGGAACGCGTCCATCCCCGTCATCACCGTTCTGGGGCTCCAGTTCGGCCAGCTCCTGGGCGGGGCCATCATCACCGAGACCGTCTTCGCGTGGCCGGGCGTGGCCAGCCTCACCGTGGACTCCATCCGCAACCAGGACTTCCCCGTGGTGCAGTGCGCGGTGGTGCTCCTCGCGCTCATCATCGTGCTGGTGAATCTGGTGGTCGACGTGATCGTCGGCTTCATCGACCCCCGCATCCGGGCCGGCGCGTGA
- a CDS encoding ABC transporter substrate-binding protein, whose product MRRAAVPGFALLLAVALVVPGPASAQTKEDTIVYSLQSDIDSWDPPASVLREAIILGYHAFDHLATRDLKTRRVGPNLATSWKNIDDTTWEVKLRQGVKFHDGTPFTAKDVKATFDRVLDPARKMTARGNHAKIKSVEVVDDYTVRFKTDGPYPLFVERLTAQVMQSEKVIREKGDQWMAENPIGTGPYKLVKWSRKQEHLLVRNDDYWGPKPYYKYLRIRIIPEKATEIAELLSGGVDVIKAVPPDQMDVIEKSGVARTGTSPILRTAMLQLDQAARGGPNPFTDRKVRQAANLAVDSDGIIKHVLNGLGDRVATGINPMAFGWDPNLKPYKQDLAAAKKLLTEAGYPNGVDIVFHEGPPIVEPAIQQTNDAIVADMAKAGFRVKRNYIGDNTVLVARIKEGKGGPMFNWSWGYYSVFDADAILYDVFKCGESYSYYCNKELDDLIATGRSTLDAKKRTEIYVKAQKLLFDDAAYLYKWGLRGVWGISNRVEYTAPADEVDRLFLATPRKK is encoded by the coding sequence ATGCGCCGCGCCGCGGTCCCCGGATTCGCGCTGCTCCTCGCCGTCGCCCTCGTCGTGCCCGGGCCGGCGAGCGCGCAGACCAAGGAAGACACCATCGTCTACTCGCTGCAGTCCGACATCGACTCGTGGGATCCACCCGCGTCGGTGCTGCGCGAGGCGATCATCCTCGGCTATCACGCGTTCGACCATCTCGCCACGCGCGACCTCAAGACGCGGCGGGTGGGCCCGAATCTCGCCACCTCGTGGAAGAACATCGACGACACCACCTGGGAAGTGAAGCTGCGCCAGGGCGTCAAGTTCCACGACGGCACCCCCTTCACCGCGAAGGACGTCAAGGCCACCTTCGACCGCGTGCTCGATCCCGCGCGGAAGATGACCGCCCGCGGCAACCACGCCAAGATCAAGAGCGTGGAGGTGGTGGACGACTACACGGTGCGCTTCAAGACCGACGGCCCCTACCCGCTCTTCGTCGAGCGCCTCACCGCCCAGGTGATGCAGTCCGAGAAGGTGATCCGCGAGAAGGGCGACCAGTGGATGGCAGAGAATCCGATCGGCACCGGCCCCTACAAGCTCGTGAAGTGGAGCCGGAAGCAAGAGCATCTGCTCGTCCGGAACGACGACTACTGGGGCCCCAAGCCCTACTACAAGTACCTCCGCATCCGCATCATCCCCGAGAAGGCCACGGAGATCGCCGAGCTCCTCTCCGGCGGCGTGGACGTGATCAAGGCGGTGCCGCCGGACCAGATGGACGTGATCGAGAAGTCGGGGGTCGCCCGCACCGGCACCTCACCCATCCTCCGCACCGCCATGCTACAGCTCGACCAGGCCGCGCGAGGCGGGCCCAATCCCTTCACGGACCGGAAGGTGCGGCAGGCCGCCAATCTCGCGGTGGACTCGGACGGGATTATCAAGCACGTGCTGAACGGGCTGGGCGACCGGGTGGCCACCGGCATCAATCCCATGGCCTTCGGCTGGGACCCGAACCTCAAGCCGTACAAGCAAGACCTCGCCGCGGCCAAGAAGCTCCTCACCGAAGCCGGCTATCCCAACGGCGTGGACATCGTGTTCCACGAGGGCCCGCCCATCGTCGAGCCCGCCATCCAGCAGACCAACGACGCCATCGTGGCCGACATGGCCAAGGCCGGCTTCCGCGTGAAGCGCAATTACATCGGCGACAACACCGTGCTGGTGGCGCGAATCAAGGAAGGCAAGGGCGGCCCGATGTTCAACTGGTCGTGGGGCTACTACTCGGTGTTCGACGCCGACGCCATCCTCTACGACGTGTTCAAGTGCGGCGAGTCGTACAGCTACTACTGCAACAAGGAGCTGGACGACCTGATCGCCACCGGCCGGTCCACCCTCGACGCGAAGAAGCGCACCGAGATATACGTGAAGGCCCAGAAGCTCCTCTTCGACGACGCCGCCTACCTCTACAAGTGGGGGCTGCGCGGCGTGTGGGGCATCAGCAACCGCGTGGAGTACACCGCGCCCGCCGACGAGGTGGACCGGCTCTTCCTCGCCACTCCTCGGAAAAAGTAG